The following DNA comes from Photobacterium sp. DA100.
ATGAGAGTGGCGAGAAAGCTAATGAGGGAGCATCGTCGATGCGTGCTGCAATAGGACATTTGAATGACATGTCGGAAAAATCACGCCGTTCGAGCCAGACGATTTCCGCTCTGGATCAGCATTCTAAGCAGATTGAAGGCATTGTCAGTGTCATCAATGATGTTGCCGAGCAGACCAACCTCCTGGCACTCAATGCTGCGATTGAAGCTGCCCGTGCCGGCGAGCAAGGCCGCGGATTTGCGGTTGTTGCCGACGAAGTAAGAAACCTTGCGGTCCGCACTTCCGATTCAACCAAGCAGATTGCCTCAACCATTCAAGAATTACGTTCTGGTATTGAAACCACTGTTGTCCATATTGAAGACAGCGTTTCTGCGGTAAGCGACAACTTATCACAGACAATAGAAGCAGAAACCCAAGTCTGTGAAATGCACCAGATGTCACAAACACTAAACACCTTAATTGAAGAAATATCATGTTCGCTTCACGAACAATCAATCGCCAACCAAGAGCTGGCAGAGAGAATCCAGCAGATAGCCGAAATGGCCACTAACAACCATCAATCAGCCAGCGATGTCCAAGGTACAGCCAAAGAAGTCTGCATCCTGGTGTCGTCATTCCATCAGTCCATCGGTAAATTCAAGGTTGCTCTTCAATAAACTGAAAGCAAAAAACGAGAAGCCCTAAACGGCGGGCTTCTCGTCTATTCCACCAGCTACTATCCGTCACGTCATCATTTCTCAAACGAGCCAGTTTAGACCGTATCCTTAACGAGACGGGATAACATCAGACAATCTCTGTTAGGACGGCCTTTTTACGCTTGGTCGGCTTTACGCTACTGGCTGCTTGTGGCTTACGCCACGTACCATCCTTTTGGCGACGGTGGAAATGGGCAGGTAATTTATCGTCTGGTTGGGTCCAAGGCGATTCTCTCAACGCTTGCTGCATATCCTTATACCCGCAGTCACGCCGTAGCCGAATCGAGCGACGAGAAAACTCAGTATCGCTAAGCGGGATATGCCCTTGCAATGGGTCAAAGGTTATATGGACAATGTCTATCTTCTTCCCTGCCGTCAGGGCTGTCACATCCGGCACCTGGGCACTAGATATTAGCTCGGGGGCAGCCCGTTTAAGGTGATCGAGGTTGCGCTTGGCAACCAGTGCTTCAAGGTGCTCGCAAGTACGGCTCGCATACTGGATTTCCTTCTCACGCCACAGCACTTCAGGCATAGTTTGCGGTAGTTCGCCCTTTGCATTCCACAGATCAACCATGAAAATCAGTAGATCTTCATCTTCCGCTAGCTCGAGAATACCGTTCAAAGGCGTATTGGATACCACCCCGCCGTCCCAATAATGATCCTCCCCAATCTTGGTTGCGGGGAATCCCGGTGGCAATGATCCACTCGCCACGGCATGTGCGGGCTCGATGGTGTCCGAATAGCTATCGAAAAACACCAACTCACCATCGGTCACTCTTGTCGCCCCAACCGTCAGTCTTACCTCATTGCCGTTGATCAAGCCGAAGTCTGATAACTCGGCCAGGGTGTCAAACAGCGGAGCTGTATTGTAGAAGCTTGTGGCACCGTCACCGGGAGGGGCGACCCATGGGTTAACCAGTCTCGGGTAGAAGAAGTTAGGCTGACCAAATGCTAATGCCGTATTGGCACTGACGGTATTGAAGGCCAATGAAAATTCAGTGGGAATGGTTACATCTGTTCCCGGCCAAGAAATCATCTCCCAAAACCTTTCAAGCTGCTCAAGCCGAGCTTCCGGTTTATTACCAGCCAAAATCGTAGAATTAAGCGCGCCGATAGAGATACCTGCAAACCAGTCCGGTGTGTAACCGGCTTCCTCCAAAGCCTGATAGGCCCCGATATGATAAGCCCCTAGTGCCCCGCCACCTTGTAGCACCAAGCACACCTTGGGCTTTCTGCCAATACTTGTTGTCTTCGCCATGCTCTATTTCCTTGAGTTAATAAACACTTACACAAATCGCTTGGATATGTTTTCTATAGACCAAGAAAATAGGCACAGCCATTAAGGTTTTTAGTCAAACAACAACAACGGAAAAGGCGTCACAGTTTGTCAGCTCGGAGTTTCACCAATCAACACACCGATGAGTCATTGCCCATAAATGAAATGGCTTTAATCGACAGGGCAAGAAAAAGGGGGCATGGGTAGGCAAATGCTAAGCCATTTCTGGAAGTTACAAGCGGCTTTGCGAGGGACAGAAAAGAGAAAAGTTATAGGTTGATGACCAAGATCAATTTATTGCATATACATTGGTCGTATGTTGTAAACATGTTGCGACAAAAGAGGATGCGTATATATGGAGCTAATACAAGATCCAAGGTGTTATACCGACATCTGTATCGATGGAAAATGGTTTCACCATGACCACTGTACCGATACGGCCTATATGCTGTGGGGAGGCTCTTCACCCCATATCCAGTTAGATAGAACTCCGAAGACTGAAAACGAACTCATAGAACTACTCTCGCATGCCAACCAAAACGAATGACCTGGACATTACATAGCTGGTACTTAATATATAGGCACCAGCTAATCATCACAGTGCAAAGTTGAACCCGCAATTATTCGTCAACAGTAAATCTCTTGCCTAGCCTTGTGAAAATGAAATAAATAGGCAAATAAATTACCAAAAGTATCAATGTATCGAGCAAAAAGTGTAGTTCACCTGCCGCCAAAGTGGCGCCGACGAAATAGTTCTTAACCGTTATGGCACAAAATACCGACACGAACGTGACGATGACAGTCATATAGTTTTTTTTCATGCTTAAAACCAGATACAGCGTCTCTTACAAATCAGACGGAGATTATACTACTTCCCAACGTCTTTCTTCACCTGTTAACGGGCGAGTATCCGTACATGAACGGATTCATCTACACGCGAAAGGGCTTTCAGAGATAGAATAACTGCTCTTGACTTACCCCATCATCGCCAAATGTAATCAATCCGGCACCGACAATTTCACCAAGCTGCCACTTACACCATGCTTTGTCGCCATCGACCATGACATTGGTGATCTCCATTTTTTCGCCGTGCTTCCTCAGTTCAGAGATATACCCTGGTAAATCACCTTTACCATAGGCAACACCATCCCTGTCCAACAGCTGATATTCGGCTGTCACATTGGCAGCGATAGCTGTAGCATCCAAGCAACCAAACCCGTTTGCATAACCACCCAACTTCTCTTGTGCTGACATAATGTTGTCCTCTGCATACTGCAGATCAACTGATACCCACTTGCAGTATAGTTGGTTACACCAATATCTATAAAGGACATACAATAGCGCCTTTGCTGCAGCCCGCATCTTGCCTTAGAGCGGGCTAGCACGCTATAACACCTTGGTTTTAATTCACTAACTGCACATTTGATTTGTCGATATTAAGCCCAGTCAGCTTTTCGAGAAAATGCGTGATATTTGACTTTGCCGAGCCTTCGTTGGCCATTCTTAGACGTTCAACCCCACTAAATGCATCGCCAAATGTCGCGGTGTAAGGGGCAACAATCACCTCATCAAATACAACGTCTTGACTACTCTTCTCGATTAACACATAACGAATCGATGATGTGACCTCCATATCCAGACCAAACGAAGGCTGATCAACTTCCATCAACTGCGCGGATAACTCATACTCCGGCTGCC
Coding sequences within:
- a CDS encoding patatin-like phospholipase family protein; the protein is MAKTTSIGRKPKVCLVLQGGGALGAYHIGAYQALEEAGYTPDWFAGISIGALNSTILAGNKPEARLEQLERFWEMISWPGTDVTIPTEFSLAFNTVSANTALAFGQPNFFYPRLVNPWVAPPGDGATSFYNTAPLFDTLAELSDFGLINGNEVRLTVGATRVTDGELVFFDSYSDTIEPAHAVASGSLPPGFPATKIGEDHYWDGGVVSNTPLNGILELAEDEDLLIFMVDLWNAKGELPQTMPEVLWREKEIQYASRTCEHLEALVAKRNLDHLKRAAPELISSAQVPDVTALTAGKKIDIVHITFDPLQGHIPLSDTEFSRRSIRLRRDCGYKDMQQALRESPWTQPDDKLPAHFHRRQKDGTWRKPQAASSVKPTKRKKAVLTEIV